From Amphritea atlantica, a single genomic window includes:
- a CDS encoding helix-turn-helix domain-containing protein, producing the protein MKQSQARRNLIARQSGEHLHDFAQILIGLNGRMECEFSRESGEISSGTLAIAPDGETHLFSGLSEASELLVIDLAPFDPFIQALEQSCNISFKETILQQPEFITLSPQMLPMLDFAASQLALSDQQISQQSRYQINCQLITLFITQLCQQYSATPEIDSRSCRLNRSTLNSYIDQRLSCPPGNLELANILNLSESHFYYLCQKEFCQTPQQYIMSRRMQRARFLLQNSDIPQGVLADELGFSDVSSFSRAFKRYFSITPGNARKMKR; encoded by the coding sequence ATGAAACAGAGCCAGGCCCGTCGCAATCTGATCGCCCGTCAAAGCGGTGAGCACCTGCATGACTTCGCTCAGATTCTGATTGGACTGAATGGCAGGATGGAGTGCGAGTTCTCGCGGGAAAGCGGAGAGATCTCCTCTGGCACACTGGCGATTGCACCCGATGGTGAGACCCACCTGTTCAGCGGTCTGAGTGAAGCAAGTGAGCTGCTGGTAATTGACCTGGCCCCCTTTGATCCTTTTATCCAGGCGCTGGAGCAAAGCTGTAATATCTCCTTTAAAGAAACCATACTGCAACAACCGGAATTCATCACCCTTTCCCCACAGATGTTACCGATGCTGGACTTTGCTGCCAGCCAGTTGGCCTTGAGTGATCAGCAGATCAGTCAGCAAAGCCGCTATCAGATCAACTGCCAGCTTATTACGCTGTTTATCACCCAGCTATGCCAGCAATACTCAGCGACGCCGGAGATCGACAGCAGATCTTGCCGGCTCAACCGCAGCACACTGAACAGCTATATTGATCAGCGCTTATCCTGTCCACCGGGCAATCTGGAACTGGCTAACATCCTGAACCTGAGCGAGAGCCATTTTTATTACCTCTGCCAGAAAGAATTTTGCCAGACACCCCAACAATACATCATGTCCCGACGTATGCAGCGGGCCCGCTTTCTGCTGCAAAACAGCGATATACCACAGGGAGTCCTGGCAGATGAACTGGGTTTTTCTGATGTCTCAAGTTTCTCCCGGGCGTTCAAACGCTATTTCAGTATCACCCCCGGCAACGCCCGCAAAATGAAGCGCTGA
- a CDS encoding cupin domain-containing protein has protein sequence MLNMDFTQPVSIDSQTLSWVASPMPGVWRKPLAREDAEQGHATSIVRYDPGASFSSHGHPAGEEILVLDGVFSDQSGDYSAGTYFRNPEGFSHAPFSHEGCTILVKLHQFQPDDQAHLTLQTEAASWSGPDSSLQRLDLHQHNDEQVFMLRSETGAELDLSHARKGLELFVIAGQLFENHHAFQQGCWIRRPHADGCYRLGADTRVWIKINHLL, from the coding sequence ATGCTGAATATGGATTTTACTCAGCCCGTGAGTATTGATAGCCAAACACTAAGCTGGGTTGCCAGTCCGATGCCGGGTGTCTGGCGCAAACCCCTGGCCCGGGAGGATGCGGAACAGGGGCATGCGACCAGTATCGTTCGTTATGATCCGGGCGCGTCCTTCTCATCCCATGGCCACCCTGCAGGTGAAGAAATTCTGGTGCTTGACGGCGTGTTTTCCGACCAGAGTGGCGACTATTCTGCCGGCACCTATTTTCGCAACCCGGAAGGCTTCAGCCACGCACCTTTTAGTCATGAAGGCTGCACAATTCTGGTGAAACTGCATCAGTTTCAGCCGGATGACCAGGCGCATCTGACACTTCAGACCGAAGCAGCATCATGGTCAGGGCCGGACAGTTCACTGCAGCGGCTGGATCTGCATCAGCATAACGATGAGCAGGTATTTATGCTGCGCAGTGAAACCGGAGCAGAACTGGATCTGAGCCACGCCAGAAAGGGACTGGAGTTGTTTGTCATTGCCGGACAGCTGTTTGAAAATCATCATGCCTTTCAGCAGGGTTGCTGGATCCGTCGACCCCACGCCGACGGCTGCTATCGTTTAGGCGCTGATACGCGGGTGTGGATCAAGATTAATCATTTGCTCTGA
- a CDS encoding YbaK/EbsC family protein, which produces MAVAMTLDSYLSNKACHYDVVEHPFSASAVQSGMSASLPLAQVAKAVVVNHHNHYLLVAIPAMNRLMLPQVESMVGSHLSLTHEKELDALFGDCDKGAIPAIGQAYGLDVIWDDALQEEDDIYLEGGDHRHLIHLKREQFLQLMQNNPHGEISCAPDELYDMSHIRQI; this is translated from the coding sequence ATGGCTGTGGCAATGACGCTTGACTCGTATCTCAGTAATAAAGCGTGTCATTACGATGTGGTAGAGCATCCTTTTTCGGCATCTGCGGTACAATCCGGGATGAGTGCTTCGCTGCCGCTTGCGCAAGTTGCTAAGGCGGTGGTGGTTAACCATCATAATCATTATCTGCTGGTCGCAATCCCGGCGATGAACCGGCTGATGTTACCTCAGGTTGAAAGTATGGTGGGCAGCCATCTGAGTCTGACGCATGAAAAGGAGCTTGATGCGCTGTTCGGGGACTGTGATAAAGGGGCTATCCCTGCGATCGGGCAGGCTTATGGTCTGGATGTTATCTGGGATGATGCACTGCAAGAGGAGGATGATATCTATCTGGAGGGGGGAGATCACCGCCATCTGATCCACCTGAAGCGCGAGCAGTTTCTACAACTGATGCAGAATAATCCTCACGGAGAGATCAGCTGTGCACCGGATGAGTTGTACGATATGAGCCATATCCGGCAGATCTGA
- a CDS encoding HD domain-containing protein — translation MLHSETHEIISQLADLTSALTTEKDHVKLLDRIIIGCMNLTNADGGTLYTVDGENANELHFSILHNRSLDIHQKPRNMPAVKIYNAQKQASKLVAAQAFVQQKTINIPDAYCSDQYDFSGTRKFDKQLGYYSKSFLCVPLQDHEGEVIGVLQLINALDKNNQVITFPEYQQHLVESLASLAATVLTKRRLIDAQRELFESFIKMMGRAIDHKSPVTGKHCEQVPEIAMLLAEAVNQSGNHKYADTQFNEQEMYELRIAAWLHDCGKITTPEHIIDKATKLHSMFDRIELLESRTREYKLQLQLNHYRSLPGLSADEAKQAELQMVSQCRTLDDDIAFLKQSNTGSEFMADEDVERIRQIAEISWTDCDGNLRQLLTEDDTENLCIRKGTLLPSEIQVMRDHIKVTIDMLESLPYPKPLAQVPEIACNHHEHLDGSGYPRSLTGDKISLRARIMCIADIFEALTSADRPYKKGMLLSQAMNIIGRKVEDNHLDANLFTVFVESGAYLQYARQHMTPRQIDDVDLETLPGLV, via the coding sequence ATGCTGCATTCCGAAACGCACGAAATCATCAGTCAACTTGCAGACCTGACAAGTGCGCTGACCACTGAGAAAGATCACGTCAAGTTGCTGGATCGCATCATTATTGGCTGTATGAACCTGACCAATGCCGATGGTGGAACCCTCTACACCGTCGACGGGGAAAACGCTAACGAGCTGCACTTCAGCATTCTCCATAACCGTTCTCTGGATATCCACCAAAAACCACGGAATATGCCCGCTGTAAAGATCTATAACGCCCAGAAACAGGCATCGAAACTCGTCGCAGCTCAGGCTTTTGTGCAACAGAAAACAATCAATATTCCAGATGCCTATTGCTCAGATCAGTATGATTTTTCGGGTACCCGAAAATTTGATAAGCAACTAGGCTATTACTCCAAATCATTTCTCTGTGTGCCACTGCAGGACCACGAAGGCGAAGTTATCGGTGTTCTTCAGTTAATTAACGCGTTAGACAAAAATAATCAGGTCATTACCTTTCCTGAATACCAGCAACATCTGGTTGAGTCACTGGCGTCTCTTGCCGCGACTGTATTGACAAAACGACGCCTGATCGATGCCCAGCGGGAGCTTTTTGAATCCTTTATTAAAATGATGGGGCGCGCAATTGACCATAAATCGCCGGTGACCGGTAAACATTGTGAACAGGTCCCTGAAATCGCAATGTTACTGGCTGAAGCGGTCAACCAAAGTGGCAACCACAAATATGCAGATACTCAGTTTAACGAACAGGAGATGTATGAACTGCGCATTGCCGCCTGGCTTCACGATTGCGGCAAAATAACCACGCCCGAACACATTATCGACAAAGCCACTAAGCTTCATTCGATGTTTGATCGTATTGAACTGCTGGAATCCCGCACCCGTGAATATAAACTGCAACTGCAGCTCAATCACTATCGTTCGCTACCGGGGCTGTCAGCAGACGAGGCAAAACAGGCTGAGTTACAGATGGTATCGCAGTGCCGCACACTCGATGACGATATCGCCTTCCTGAAACAGAGTAACACCGGTTCAGAATTTATGGCTGATGAGGATGTTGAGCGGATCAGACAGATCGCTGAAATAAGCTGGACAGACTGCGATGGCAACCTGCGACAACTACTCACCGAAGACGACACAGAAAACCTCTGTATCCGCAAAGGCACGTTGCTACCCAGTGAGATTCAGGTCATGCGTGACCATATCAAAGTGACTATCGATATGCTGGAATCACTTCCCTACCCCAAACCATTAGCTCAGGTACCTGAGATTGCCTGTAATCATCATGAGCACCTTGACGGAAGTGGTTATCCCAGAAGCCTGACTGGCGATAAGATATCGCTACGCGCCAGAATCATGTGCATTGCTGATATCTTCGAAGCACTCACCTCGGCGGACCGGCCCTATAAAAAAGGGATGCTGTTATCCCAGGCGATGAACATTATCGGACGTAAGGTTGAAGACAACCATCTCGACGCAAACCTGTTTACAGTGTTTGTCGAAAGCGGCGCCTATCTTCAATACGCCAGACAACATATGACGCCCCGCCAGATTGATGATGTTGATCTGGAAACCCTTCCGGGGCTTGTTTAG
- a CDS encoding 3',5'-cyclic-nucleotide phosphodiesterase, giving the protein MKIEILGCSGGIGPGLKTTTFLIDDSLLLDAGTGVELLTIERLLNIRDVVITHGHLDHIIGLPLMLATIFDQHRDPINIYAHPAVITALEQHIFNWTIWPDYTRLPEAKPIINLHPVDVGDILKLQNKTIEVMPAEHPTPTVGYLISDGLNIFVFTGDTGTNDQLWPLLNQRKPDLLIIDVSFTDESDALARVSGHLTPSLLTQQLTQLEANPRIAITHLKPGVEDAIMQQCLRLLPHRQIDRLQQGEVITLS; this is encoded by the coding sequence GTGAAAATTGAGATTCTGGGATGTAGCGGCGGTATCGGTCCGGGCCTGAAGACGACGACGTTTCTGATAGATGATAGCCTTCTGCTGGATGCCGGGACGGGTGTTGAACTGCTGACTATCGAGCGATTACTGAACATTCGTGATGTAGTGATTACCCACGGCCATCTGGATCACATTATCGGCTTGCCGCTGATGCTGGCAACCATCTTCGATCAGCACCGGGATCCCATCAATATTTACGCTCACCCGGCGGTGATTACCGCGCTTGAGCAGCATATTTTCAACTGGACCATCTGGCCTGACTACACCCGACTTCCTGAAGCTAAACCCATTATCAACCTGCACCCGGTTGATGTCGGAGACATTCTGAAGCTCCAGAACAAAACAATTGAAGTCATGCCGGCTGAACATCCTACGCCAACCGTAGGTTATCTGATCAGTGATGGGCTCAACATTTTTGTCTTTACCGGGGACACAGGCACCAATGATCAACTCTGGCCACTGCTGAATCAGAGAAAACCTGACCTGCTGATTATCGATGTCTCTTTTACCGATGAGTCCGACGCATTAGCCCGGGTAAGTGGCCACCTCACCCCTTCACTGTTAACTCAGCAACTGACTCAGCTGGAAGCAAATCCGCGTATAGCCATTACTCATCTTAAACCGGGAGTTGAAGATGCCATCATGCAACAGTGCTTGCGGTTATTGCCCCACCGGCAGATTGATCGCCTTCAGCAGGGTGAAGTCATCACACTCAGTTAA
- a CDS encoding DUF1289 domain-containing protein: MNTNKRTLSARPRDTNSPCVRNCCLDNEDICMGCHRSLEEILAWHALTESERDAVLVVCQARKQAQQAKGH, encoded by the coding sequence CTGAACACAAACAAGCGTACTCTCTCAGCACGTCCCCGCGACACAAACTCACCTTGTGTGCGCAACTGCTGCCTGGACAACGAGGATATCTGTATGGGGTGCCACAGGAGCCTTGAAGAAATCCTGGCCTGGCACGCCTTAACCGAGAGCGAAAGAGACGCCGTATTAGTCGTGTGTCAGGCCAGAAAACAAGCGCAACAGGCCAAGGGACACTAA
- a CDS encoding RecQ family ATP-dependent DNA helicase, which translates to MVTDLQTPLKHFFGFDQFRPGQEQTVGQLLQGHSSLAIFPTGSGKSLCYQLSATQLPHLTLVVSPLLALMKDQLEFLASKGIAAASIDSTLTPEQNRQVMSDVRNGTTKILMVSVERFKNERFRQFIQSVPVSMLVVDEAHCISEWGHNFRPDYLKLPAYRASLNIPLVLLLTATATRKVKLDMAQKFGIDEQHIVQTGFYRANLDLTVLPVSTAEKRHRLAQLIAEQKGPGIVYVTLQHSAEEVAGFLLQQGVNASAYHAGFEDQKRQQIQTGFMAGRIDVVVATIAFGMGIDKSNIRFVIHYDLPKSIENYSQEIGRAGRDGQPSNCITLANLDGLNTVENFVYGDTPELSGIAFVLDNIRNECQNGQWELQLNALSTASNIRQLPMKTLLVQLELLGVIQPLYAYFADFKFKLLQPEKEILDRFAGERRDFLAAVLANTQFKRIWGTLAFESLYSSYNCDRKRVVSALDYLSEQRLIELETKKVTDVFQVDQAMLADSALSQKLYDYFIDKEHKEIARIAALVSFFELDSCLSRNLALYFDDHQSAENCGHCSVCRGQPAVLEYSESPRWPSDEQLISDLTGLRQHLSVPVTPDTQCRFLAGISVPLFSRNKVRQLSGFGSCENLRYAELRQKVEALSA; encoded by the coding sequence ATGGTAACCGACCTGCAGACCCCGCTTAAACACTTTTTTGGCTTTGATCAGTTCCGGCCTGGTCAGGAGCAGACAGTCGGTCAGTTATTGCAAGGCCACTCCTCTTTAGCGATCTTTCCCACCGGCTCGGGTAAATCACTTTGTTATCAGTTAAGCGCAACCCAGCTTCCTCATCTGACTCTGGTGGTCTCACCCCTGTTGGCGTTGATGAAAGATCAGCTGGAGTTCCTGGCCAGTAAGGGGATTGCTGCTGCCAGTATTGATTCAACCCTGACCCCGGAACAGAATCGTCAGGTGATGAGTGATGTGCGTAACGGCACGACAAAAATTCTGATGGTTTCGGTGGAGCGTTTTAAGAATGAACGTTTCCGGCAGTTTATCCAGTCGGTACCGGTGTCGATGCTGGTCGTGGATGAGGCTCACTGTATCTCTGAATGGGGGCATAACTTCCGCCCTGATTATCTCAAACTTCCGGCTTATCGGGCATCGCTGAATATCCCGCTGGTGTTGCTGTTAACCGCCACGGCGACCAGAAAGGTCAAGCTGGATATGGCACAGAAATTTGGTATTGATGAGCAGCATATAGTCCAGACCGGCTTTTACCGTGCTAATCTGGATCTTACTGTGCTACCGGTAAGCACTGCTGAAAAGCGCCATCGACTGGCGCAGCTGATTGCTGAGCAGAAGGGGCCTGGGATCGTCTACGTTACTCTGCAGCACAGTGCCGAGGAGGTTGCCGGTTTTCTGCTGCAACAGGGGGTGAATGCATCGGCGTATCATGCTGGTTTTGAGGACCAGAAGCGGCAACAGATTCAGACCGGTTTTATGGCGGGTCGGATCGATGTGGTGGTCGCGACCATCGCCTTTGGCATGGGGATCGATAAGAGTAATATCCGCTTTGTTATCCACTATGATCTGCCCAAGTCAATTGAAAACTACAGTCAGGAGATTGGCCGGGCCGGACGTGACGGACAACCATCGAACTGTATCACTCTGGCTAACCTGGATGGCCTGAATACCGTTGAGAATTTTGTCTATGGGGATACCCCTGAACTTAGCGGCATAGCGTTTGTCCTCGATAATATCCGTAATGAGTGTCAGAACGGCCAGTGGGAATTACAGCTGAATGCTTTATCCACCGCCAGTAATATTCGCCAGCTGCCGATGAAAACCCTGCTGGTTCAGCTGGAGTTGTTGGGGGTGATACAGCCTCTCTATGCTTACTTTGCCGACTTTAAGTTTAAGTTGTTACAACCGGAAAAGGAGATTCTGGATCGTTTTGCCGGAGAGCGAAGAGATTTTCTTGCGGCGGTACTTGCCAACACGCAGTTTAAGCGGATCTGGGGGACTCTGGCGTTCGAGAGTCTTTATTCGAGCTACAATTGTGACCGCAAGCGAGTGGTTTCTGCACTGGACTATCTGTCGGAGCAACGGCTGATTGAGCTGGAAACCAAAAAAGTAACGGACGTATTTCAGGTCGATCAGGCGATGCTGGCGGACTCAGCCCTGAGCCAGAAGCTGTATGATTATTTTATCGATAAAGAGCACAAAGAGATTGCCCGGATCGCCGCGTTGGTGAGTTTCTTTGAACTGGACAGCTGTCTCAGCCGCAATCTGGCGCTCTATTTTGATGATCACCAAAGTGCAGAAAATTGCGGTCACTGTTCGGTCTGTCGGGGGCAGCCGGCGGTGCTTGAATATTCAGAATCGCCCCGCTGGCCGTCTGATGAGCAACTTATCAGCGATCTGACAGGGTTGCGTCAGCATCTGTCGGTTCCGGTCACCCCAGACACTCAGTGCCGCTTCCTGGCGGGTATAAGTGTGCCGTTATTCAGTCGAAATAAAGTGCGTCAGTTGAGTGGCTTCGGCAGTTGTGAAAATCTGAGATATGCCGAGTTACGCCAGAAGGTCGAAGCGTTATCGGCTTAG
- a CDS encoding DUF3422 domain-containing protein yields MSDRPGVTGAAGTRSIPQYDAAGFPRGAAGECSGQSDGSTTGTSGSADQWSRIPEEEQRQLTELSDLAAAIAELITHSRYRFDAGTAYYQMVQSRLDELEEQEIDGLQTLSAFVDRRLSPALRTVEAAKRRLDDLASRVDRASDFLRTRIDMSIEAQNQALLKSMDRRAQMQFSLQQTVEGLSVVVITYYVLSLLHFLLDAADTFNLGLSTERTIALMLPLVLFSVWILSRRLHRRIGRLK; encoded by the coding sequence GTGTCAGACCGGCCGGGTGTTACGGGCGCTGCTGGAACTCGAAGCATACCGCAATATGATGCTGCTGGCTTTCCCCGAGGCGCAGCAGGTGAGTGCTCAGGTCAGTCGGATGGAAGCACAACTGGCACGTCTGGTTCGGCAGATCAGTGGTCGCGGATTCCTGAAGAGGAGCAGCGACAGCTCACCGAACTGTCTGACCTGGCTGCAGCGATTGCCGAGCTGATTACTCATTCCCGCTATCGTTTCGATGCCGGTACGGCCTATTATCAGATGGTGCAGAGTCGTCTGGATGAGCTGGAAGAGCAGGAAATTGATGGTTTGCAAACCCTGTCGGCTTTTGTTGATCGCCGCTTATCACCGGCGCTACGTACTGTTGAAGCGGCTAAGCGGCGACTGGATGATCTTGCCAGCCGGGTCGATCGTGCCAGTGATTTTCTGCGAACCCGGATCGATATGTCTATTGAAGCCCAGAATCAGGCGCTGCTGAAATCTATGGACCGGCGGGCGCAGATGCAATTCAGCCTGCAGCAGACCGTTGAAGGATTGTCTGTCGTGGTCATTACCTACTATGTATTGTCTTTGCTGCATTTTCTGCTGGATGCTGCGGATACCTTTAATCTGGGACTCAGCACAGAAAGAACGATTGCGCTGATGTTGCCGCTGGTGCTGTTTTCAGTCTGGATACTGAGTCGCAGACTACACCGGCGGATAGGGCGACTGAAGTAG
- a CDS encoding aminotransferase class III-fold pyridoxal phosphate-dependent enzyme, with product MSNIIYPTTNLKATETLTIERGDGAYVYDNEGNQYLEGLAGLWCTSLGYNNRELIDTAAEQMGKLSYSHMFGGKTHQVGMDLADKLTAMVPVENAKVFFGNSGSDANDSHVKMLRYYFNAIGKPEKFKIIARERSYHGVTVASACLTGLPPNHTNFDLPFDALGILRTDAPHYFRGALPGESEAQFVDRIVNNLEQLILKEGADTIAAFIAEPITGASGVIVPPAGYYEKVQAVLNKYDILFWADEVITGFGRTGNDFGCTTMGIEKPAMMTLAKQLSSAYMPISAAVIRGDMYEAMIEPSTKVGVFGHGYTYSGHPVAAAVSLKTLEIYERDNIFGHAAKVGEYMQKRLGEFRDHPLVGEVRGAGMIGAVEMVSDKNTGAGFDGGAVGTFAMQACQNHGMITRAVAGNSLAFCPPLIVTEAQIDEMVEKLAKALDDTLDFVTREGLIAA from the coding sequence ATGAGTAATATTATCTACCCAACAACTAACCTTAAAGCGACAGAAACCCTGACGATTGAGCGGGGCGATGGAGCCTATGTTTACGATAATGAGGGTAACCAGTACCTGGAAGGCCTCGCCGGACTGTGGTGTACTTCGCTGGGTTATAACAATCGTGAGCTGATCGATACGGCTGCAGAGCAGATGGGTAAGCTGTCTTACTCCCACATGTTTGGCGGTAAGACTCACCAGGTGGGTATGGATCTGGCCGATAAACTGACCGCGATGGTGCCGGTTGAGAATGCCAAAGTGTTCTTCGGCAATTCCGGTAGTGATGCAAACGACAGCCATGTGAAGATGTTGCGTTATTACTTTAATGCGATAGGTAAGCCGGAAAAATTCAAGATTATCGCCCGTGAACGTTCTTACCACGGGGTGACAGTTGCGTCTGCCTGTCTGACCGGTCTGCCACCTAATCATACCAATTTCGATCTGCCGTTCGATGCCCTGGGTATCTTGCGTACCGATGCGCCGCATTATTTCCGTGGTGCACTGCCGGGTGAATCTGAGGCACAGTTTGTTGACCGTATCGTCAACAATCTGGAACAACTGATACTGAAAGAGGGTGCCGATACCATCGCAGCCTTTATCGCGGAACCGATTACCGGTGCCAGCGGTGTCATCGTGCCGCCAGCGGGTTACTACGAGAAAGTTCAGGCGGTACTGAATAAGTATGACATCCTGTTCTGGGCGGATGAAGTGATCACCGGCTTTGGCCGTACCGGTAATGATTTCGGTTGCACCACTATGGGTATCGAGAAGCCGGCGATGATGACGCTGGCGAAGCAGTTGTCATCCGCCTATATGCCGATCAGTGCTGCAGTTATCCGTGGTGATATGTACGAAGCGATGATTGAGCCAAGTACAAAGGTCGGCGTATTTGGACATGGTTATACCTATTCGGGTCATCCGGTTGCTGCTGCAGTGTCGCTGAAGACGCTGGAAATTTATGAGCGGGATAACATCTTTGGCCATGCGGCTAAGGTGGGTGAGTATATGCAGAAGCGTCTCGGTGAATTCCGGGATCATCCGCTGGTGGGCGAGGTGCGTGGTGCCGGTATGATCGGTGCAGTTGAGATGGTGTCCGATAAAAACACCGGTGCCGGTTTTGATGGCGGTGCTGTTGGTACCTTTGCCATGCAGGCTTGCCAGAACCACGGCATGATCACCCGGGCTGTGGCCGGTAACTCACTGGCGTTCTGTCCGCCACTGATTGTGACCGAAGCACAGATCGACGAGATGGTTGAAAAACTGGCTAAAGCGCTGGATGACACGCTGGACTTTGTAACCCGTGAAGGCCTGATAGCCGCCTGA
- a CDS encoding NAD-dependent succinate-semialdehyde dehydrogenase, whose translation MTIQLKDSSLFKTQAYIDGLWVDGDNGETFAVTDPATGQHLADVASVGAAETRRAIEAAERAMAEWKALPAKSRSEILEKWYQLIIDNTEDLAVIMTAEQGKPLAESRGEVAYGASFIKWFAEEGKRVYGDIIPTPQTDRRGVVVKQPVGVVAAITPWNFPNAMITRKAGPALAVGCAIVLKPAAETPLSALALVELANRAGLPAGLFSVVPGLDAPAIGGEMTSNPTVKKVTFTGSTPVGKLLMKQCADTVKRTSMELGGNAPVIIFDDADLDLAIAGALTAKYRNSGQTCICANRLLVQEGIYDAFVEKFAAAVSEFRIGNGFDADTTHGPVITEKAAKEIDAKVQNAVAEGATVVIGGKPGEQGGCFYQPTVLTNVNASMRVFREEIFGPVAPVFKFSTEAEAVQMANDTEFGLAAYVYTENMGRSWRVSEAIDYGMVGVNETAISSEVIPFGGVKESGQGREGSKYGLDDYLETKYICFGALQR comes from the coding sequence ATGACAATACAACTTAAAGATTCATCGTTATTTAAAACTCAGGCTTATATTGATGGCCTTTGGGTTGATGGTGATAACGGTGAAACGTTTGCTGTGACTGACCCTGCTACCGGTCAGCATCTGGCAGATGTTGCCAGTGTCGGCGCGGCCGAAACCCGCCGGGCTATCGAAGCGGCTGAACGGGCCATGGCTGAGTGGAAAGCACTGCCGGCGAAGAGTCGCAGTGAGATACTGGAAAAATGGTATCAGCTGATCATTGATAATACCGAAGATCTGGCTGTCATCATGACTGCGGAGCAGGGCAAGCCCCTGGCCGAGTCACGTGGTGAAGTGGCTTACGGTGCATCCTTTATCAAATGGTTTGCCGAAGAAGGCAAGCGGGTGTATGGCGATATTATTCCTACCCCACAAACGGACCGTCGCGGTGTGGTGGTTAAACAGCCGGTGGGTGTGGTCGCGGCAATCACTCCGTGGAACTTTCCCAATGCGATGATTACCCGTAAGGCCGGTCCTGCGTTAGCCGTGGGTTGCGCCATTGTCCTGAAGCCTGCGGCTGAAACCCCGCTGTCTGCTCTGGCGCTGGTGGAACTGGCTAACCGTGCCGGTTTACCTGCCGGGCTATTCAGTGTGGTTCCGGGGCTTGATGCACCGGCTATCGGCGGCGAGATGACCTCTAACCCGACGGTAAAGAAGGTTACTTTCACCGGATCTACCCCGGTCGGAAAACTGCTGATGAAGCAGTGTGCGGATACCGTTAAGCGTACCTCCATGGAACTGGGCGGCAATGCGCCGGTGATTATTTTTGATGATGCGGATCTGGATCTGGCGATTGCCGGTGCTTTGACAGCCAAATACCGCAACTCAGGGCAGACCTGTATCTGCGCGAACCGTCTGCTGGTTCAGGAAGGGATCTACGATGCCTTTGTGGAAAAATTTGCGGCCGCGGTCAGTGAGTTCCGTATCGGCAACGGTTTTGATGCCGACACCACCCATGGTCCCGTGATTACCGAAAAAGCGGCTAAAGAGATCGATGCCAAGGTACAGAATGCTGTCGCCGAGGGTGCCACCGTTGTCATCGGCGGTAAGCCGGGTGAGCAGGGCGGATGTTTTTACCAGCCGACGGTTCTCACCAATGTAAACGCTTCAATGCGGGTGTTCCGCGAAGAGATCTTTGGTCCCGTTGCGCCGGTGTTTAAGTTCAGCACTGAAGCAGAAGCGGTACAGATGGCTAATGATACCGAGTTCGGTCTGGCCGCCTATGTTTATACCGAGAATATGGGCCGCAGCTGGCGGGTATCGGAAGCGATTGATTACGGTATGGTCGGTGTTAATGAAACGGCGATCAGCTCAGAAGTGATTCCGTTTGGTGGTGTAAAAGAGTCGGGTCAGGGTCGCGAAGGCTCTAAATATGGTTTGGATGACTACCTGGAAACAAAGTATATCTGTTTTGGTGCATTGCAGCGTTGA